The genomic segment GGAATCAAGTCAGTCCGCGAAATGATTACGGTCTCCTTGGAATTGGGTATCCATGCCCTGACAATTTACGCGTTCTCTCAAGAGAATTGGAACCGCCCCCTTCAAGAAATCTCTTCGCTCATGGGCTTGCTCGAATACTATCTCTCAACGGAGCGTGCTAAACTCATCGAGCAGGGCGTACGATTGCGCACAATCGGCCGACTCGACTCTCTCCCTGCCTCCGCCCTCCAATGGGTCAGAGCCGCCGAACAGGAAACTGCCCATCTCGATCGTCTGCATCTCACGGTCGCCCTCAGCTACGGCGGCCGCGCTGAGATCGTGGATGCGGTCCGTGAACTGCTTCACGACGTAGAAGATGGCAAGCTGCAACCCGACGATGTGGATGAGTCGCGGATCCAGCAATACCTCTACACCCACGGGCTGCCGGACCCAGACCTGTTGATTCGTACCAGCGGAGAAACACGAATCAGCAACTTTCTCCTCTGGCAACTCGCCTATACCGAGCTGTATTTCACTCCGACCCTGTGGCCCGATTTCCGTCGCCGCGAACTCTTGCTGGCCTTGCTGGAGTACCAGCGCCGCGAGCGGCGATTTGGTCGTGTCCTCAGCACTATTTCTTCATAGTGGCCGATCTCAACCTCCAGACGCAGGAATATAAGACTACCGGCCGGCCACAGGCTGAACCAGCCGCACCGTCTCGATTTGATCCCCGTCGGATCTATACCATTCTGGTCCTCGCCCCACTGGTCTATGGTGTCACTCGCTACCTTCCTCCTCTCGCATTTTCTGGCGTCGTCGTGCTGGCAGGGGCGCTCGCCCTCTACGAGTTTTACCGATTATGTTTCGGCGGCCGCAGCCATTCCTGGTTGATCGGTATCGGGCTGGTAGGATTTGCCGCCCTGATATTCGGCGCACACCGTCATGACATGATCCTCCCAACCCTCCTGGCTACCCTGGTCTGTATCATGTCAGTCCCCCTTTTCAGTCGCTCGCCACTCGAACAGAGCCTGAGAGATGGAGCAATGACCCTATTTGGCGTGCTCTACCTCGGCTTCACTCTCGGCACACTTTCAATGACGAGGCTCCTGCCTGAGGGAGAATGGCTGATCTTTTTTCTCCTGCTGGTGACCTGGGCATCCGATACCGGCGCCTACTATGCCGGCACTCTCTGCGGTCGCCATCCTTTGGCTCCCAGGATCAGTCCCAAAAAAACGGTCGAGGGCTTGGTGGGAGGCTTGATAAGTGCCATAATCGTTGGGTATGTCGCTCGGTGGTGGTTTCTCCCAGGATTGTCAGGTCTCGACTGTCTGATCTTGGCTATCCTACTCACCTTTACCGGTCTTTGGGGCGATCTGACCGAATCGGTTATGAAACGCAGCGTTGGCGTGAAGGATTCCGGCGGGATACTGCCGGGCCACGGCGGTATGCTGGATCGGCTGGATAGTCTCTTGTTCGCCGCCCCTGCATTCTACTACTATGTGACATTGGCCAGCCGCTTACGAGTTAGCGAGTGAAGGAGCGTCTATGAAAACTATCGTTATTCTCGGATCCACCGGATCGATCGGCACCAATACCTTGGATATCGTGGAACGGTTTCCCGACAAGTTCCGCGTAGCAGGCCTCACCGCCCACAGCAATGATGAAAAACTCGAAGACCAGATCCGCCTATTCAAGCCTAGCGTGGTCGCCCTATCGGACACCACCGCCGCCGCCAGGCTCCGGCGACGTTGTGCGGGTCTGTCCGTCGAAATTCTGGCAGGTGAGGAGGGATTGATTCAGGTTGCCTCGACGCCCGAAGCGGAACTCGTCATTTCAGCGATCGTCGGTGGGGCCGGCCTCCTGCCTACCCTTGCAGCCATCCGGAGCCGAAAACACATCGCCTTGGCCAATAAAGAGCCGATGGTCATGGCCGGTAAACTCATGCAGGACGAGGCGCGGCGGTATGGAGTTCGTATCTTCCCGGTCGACAGCGAACACAGCGCGATCTTCCAGTCATTGGAAGGCCACCGTCTCGAGGATGTCCGCCGCCTGATTTTGACTGCATCCGGAGGAGCGCTTTGGACCATAGGCCGCGAGGAACTGCCGGATGTCACGCCTGAACGAGCACTCCAACATCCCAACTGGAAAATGGGCGCAAAAATCACCATCGATTCTGCCACGTTGATGAACAAAGGGCTCGAAGTCGTCGAGGCCCGTTGGCTCTTCGACATTCCTGAATCTCAGATCGAAGTCATGATCCATAGGGAAAGCATCATCCACTCTCTGGTAGAATATCAGGATCGTTCGATGATCGCACAGTTGGGATTGCCTGATATGCGGACACCGATATCGTACGCCATGCAGTATCCGGAACGCCTGTCGATGGATCTCCCTTCGTTGGACCTGACAGAAATCGGGAAATTGACGTTCTGCAAGCCGGATCACGACCGATTTCCCTGTTTGGGTCTTGGATATGAATCACTTCAGATCGGCGGAACGATGCCGGCCACATTGAATGCTGCAAATGAAGTCGCAGTTGAGGCATTCTTGAACGGGGGTATCCGGTTCACCAACATTGCGGAAATCATTCGTAGCACGATGGACGACCACAACCCCAAAGACGTGGAAACGTTGGAAGATGCGCTGGAAGCAGATCGTTGGGCCAGGGAAAAGGCCGAGTCGTTGGTTGTGGCATTAGCACGCTAAGTCTACACGAAGGAGCATACACTGTGTTCATGGCATTTACCTGGTCCCCCGATACCATCTGGTTGTTGTTGCAGAAGGCCTGGTGGTTCCTGGTCGTTCTGGGCGTGCTGGTCGCGTTTCATGAACTCGGACATTTCTTGGCTGCTCGCTGGGTCGGTGTAAAGGTTCTCAAGTTTTCACTTGGGTTCGGGCCAAAGCTATTCGGCCGCCAAATGGGTGAAACTGAGTACCTCCTCTCGGCCATTCCCCTTGGTGGCTATGTAAAGTTGTTTGGCGAAGACGAGGCTGAGGCGACGACACAGGAGGATCGTGCCCGATCGTTCGCACACAAAGGCCTCTGGGGAAAAGTCCTGATCGTCGCCGCAGGACCTGGTTTTAACTTCATTCTGGCCTATTTCATTTTTGCCGGATGGCTTGCCACCGGTACTCCGCTTTTTGTACCAACATTCCAGGATCTGACTCCGGATATTGAAGCGATGGTCCCAGGTTCTCCAGCCGATGTTGCCGGCATCCAGGTGGGAGATCGTGTGAGTCGAGTCAACGGAGAGGTGATTTCGACCAGAACCGAACTTTTCGACGCTGTCGCGAAAAGCAACGGCCAGGCCCTAACGCTGGAGATCAAACGAGGCGGACAAATCAAGACGGTGAAAGTCACACCCACCATCGCCCCTGGGCAACAGACATCTACACAAGAACCCGGATATTACCTGGGAGTTGAAGAAGCCCCCCCTCTTGTCACTTCAGTCATGCAAAGCTCTCCGGCAGCCAAAGCCGGGCTTCAAACCGGCGACCATGTGGTGAGCATCGACGGTCTAACGATCCACACCTGGTCTCAAATGACTGGCATTGTGAAAGAAAGCCCCAACCGCCAGTTACAGGTAGAGGTCTTGCGGGAGGGGCATCGGATTTCGTTGGCTGTGACGCCTTCTGTTGAGAAGGCGATGGTCAACGGTCAGTCGGTCGACATCGGCAAAATTGGTATTTCAGGCCCCGGCCGGTCGATCATGCGCTCGAGCACTCCTCTTCTGTCATTGTATGACGGTTTGGGAGCGACATGGGGCTGGACCGAACTGACCGCAATCGGTCTCTACAAGATGGTCGTAGGGGATATCTCCAGCAAGAATATCGGCGGCCCACTCACCATCGCCAACATTTCCGGTGAAGCCGCTTCACAGGGGGCCTCAAGCGTGGTCTTCCTCATCGCGATTCTGAGTATCAATCTAGGTGTCCTCAACCTACTCCCCATTCCTATCCTAGACGGCGGCCATCTCTTATTTTTCCTGATCGAGGGCATTCTGCGAAAACCCCTCGGCGAACGACAGAGAGAAATCGCCCAGCAGGCAGGTCTCGTGCTGTTAGTAGGCGTGATGATCTTTGCATTTTGGAACGATCTTGAGCGGATCTTTATCCGTTAGCAGATGCCACAACACCACTCTCGATCACTGCATCCATAGCCCATGCGGACATCTCAAGTCCTGATCCCCACATTGCGAGAAGACCCGGGCGAAGCGGAGACCGTCAGCCATAAGCTGATGCTTCGCTCAGGCCTGATTCGCAAAGTAGCCGCCGGCGTCTACACCTACCTTCCCCTGGGGCTTCGGGTCATCCGAAAAGTCGAACAGATCATTCGGGAAGAGATGAACCGGGCCGGCGCACAGGAACTCCTCATGCCCATCGCTTCCCCGGCGGAATTGTGGCACGAAACAGGCCGCTGGAACTTCTACGGCAAGGAGCTCTTGCGATTTAAGGATCGCCATGAGCGTGATTTCTGCTTAGGGCCGACCCATGAGGAAGTGATCACCGACTTATTCAGGCGCGAGGTCCGTTCCTACCGGCAGATGCCGTTGAACTTCTACCAGATTCAAACGAAGTTCCGCGACGAAATACGCCCTCGCTTCGGACTCATGCGGGGCCGAGAGTTTATCATGAAAGATGCCTATAGCTTTGACCAAGACGAAGCCAGCGCCAGGCTCAGCTATCAGAAGATGTACGACGCCTACCAACGCATCTTCACACGCTGCGGTCTCACATTCCGCGCTGTGGAGGCCGACACAGGCCTGATTGGCGGGAGTTCATCGCATGAATTCATGGTACTCGCAGATACCGGGGAAAATACGATTGTCTACAGTGATGGCGGCGCCTATGCTGCCAATATCGAACAGGCGGAGGTGCTTCCTCCCACTGAAGCTGATGCAGACGCAGCCCCCCCACGCCCCCTGCGTACAGTACACACGCCTGGATGCCGGACGGTCGAAGAAGTGACGAAGTTTCTCAACATCTCCTCCAAACACCTCATCAAAACGCTCCTCTATTCAGCGGCGGAGGAAACAGTCGCTGTACTCGTACGAGGAGACCATGATGCGAATGAAGTGAAGATTCAACGCCTCCTTCGACTCACCGGTCTTGAACTCGCAACTCCCACTGTCGTAGAGCAGGTCACTGGCGCTCCGGTGGGGTTTGCTGGCCCCATTGGCCTCAAAAACGTTCGAATTATAGCCGACCATGCGATCAAATCCTTGCGCAACGTGGTCATCGGAGGCAACCAGAGCGATACACACTATGTCGATGCCAATTGGGATCGTGACTTTCAAGTCCAGCAGTTTGCCGATCTTCGCAGTGCTTGCGCAGGGGACCCGTCACCGAGAAGAGACGGGATCTTGAAAACGGCCAAAGGCATCGAAGTCGGACATGTCTTTATGCTCGGCACCAAATACAGTGAAGCGATGAAAGCCTCTTTTCTTGATCTTCATGGCAAAGAATGCCTCGCTGTCATGGGATGCTACGGCATCGGGGTTGGGCGCACTGCAGCTTCGGCGATCGAACAGAATCACGACTCCAAAGGGATCATCTGGCCCTTCCCGATCGCACCATTCCATGTGCATCTCCTCCCTCTCACTCAATCCGCACAGACCGCCCAAGTCACGGCCCAACTCTATGACGGGCTACAAGCAGCCGGGCTGGAAGTACTCTGGGATGATCGAGACGAACGAGCAGGTGTAAAGTTCAATGATGCAGACCTGATGGGAGCTCCCTTCCAAATCGCCATCGGAGACAAGGGCCTCGCCGAAGGAGTTGTGGAGATCAAGACTCGGAAAGACGGGGTGAAACTCAAACTGTCCCCCACCCACGTCGTCGGCCATCTTACAGGCACACGATCATGTTAAATACCCTACCATCAGCGACGATTCCATGGATTCTGTCCCTCCGGTACCGCCCAGTCTGAAACTGCCTTTTTCTTGCCTTCCGTCGCTGATCAGCTAGACTGAAATTCGAGCGCTGCCTCAAGACACTTGTGTTCACGTGGGTCACACCTACGCTTCTTTGAGCGGACAAATCCGGCAACGCCTTCGGGTTGATGGTCAGGAGCCCAGTCGATGCAGGCGAATCCCATACCCAAAAATCTTCAAGAACTTCAGCAGAAAGTGGCCTTCACCGAGAACGTCAAGCGCATCACGGACCAGATCCTTGCCGCCAGCGATCTTGACCACATTCTTCTTGACATGCGCAACGACATCCTCAGCATCTTTGATGCCGAAGCCGTCACCATCTACGCGTTTGACTCAGAAAAGAAAGAAATCTTTTCAAAGGTCCCTCACATCGACAGTGTCGAGGAATTCCGCATTCCCATCACTGAACAAAGTTTGGCTGGCTTCTGTGCGAAATATCTCCGCCCAGTGAGCATTGCGGATGCCTACAACGCCGCCGAACTGCAAAGCATCCACCCCTCGCTTCTCCATGACAGTTCCTACGACAAACGGACAGGATTCAAGACGAAACAGGTGCTGACCTACCCGATTGTTGCCGACAACAAGTACTTGATGGGAGTTTTTCAACTCCTCAACAAAAAAGGCGGCACACGATTCACAAGAAAGGATGAAGAATCCGTCGCGGAAATCTCGAAAGCACTCGGCATTGCTCTTTTCAATCTCAAAAAGATTACAAAAAAGAATCCAACCAAATTCGACCTGCTGGTTACAAGCAACCGCATTACCCAGAACGAGCTGGATCAGGCGCTTGTCGAATCCAAGAAAGGCGTGTCGGACTTCGAGAGCATCCTGATTGAGAAATATAAGGTTCCAAAACTCGAGATCGGGAAGTCGCTCGCCCAGTTTCACAAATGCCCCTATATTGAATACAACGATCGAACAATCGTTGACGTAGAACTCCTCAAAAACCTGAACGTTGATTATCTCAAGAAGAACCACTGGATGCCTCTCAAGCGCGACCGGACCGCCATTGAAATTTTGACTGACGATCCGAGCGATCTCGATCGCGTGGCGGATATTAAGCGGACCTTCCCAGGCCTTAATATTCGCTTCGCGATCAGCCTCCGTCGTGATATCGCCCAGTTCCTTGGCTCCGCCACTGGGCAAGGGCTGGGCGAGACCGGCGGCACACGAAAGCTGGACGAAAATGTCTCCGATATTCTCGGTGAACTCGTCAACGAAGCCCAAGAGGCGGCGGCAGATGATGCCGGAGTCGGGCTCGACGAAAATGACAATGCCATCGTGCGACTGGCCAATCAAATTATCGCCGACGCCTATCGACAAGGCGCATCCGATATTCACGTCGAACCCTATGGTGAAAAGCGGGAAACGCTTGTCCGGTTCCGGGTAGACGGCGACTGCTTTGAGTACATGAAGATTCCGCAAAGTTATCGACGCGCCATCGTGTCACGCCTGAAGATTATGGCCAGCCTCGACATTGCAGAACGGCGGAAGCCCCAGGACGGCAAGATCAAATTCAAACTGTCGGATAGCAAAGAAATCGAGTTGCGGGTCGCAACGATTCCAACTGCCGGATATAACGAAGACGTGGTCATGCGCCTGCTCGCAGCCAGCGAGCCCTTGCCTCTCGACAAGATGGGGTTCTCGGATCGGAATCTCGCAGCCATCAAGCAGATTGCCGCAAAACCCTACGGTATTATTCTCTGCGTCGGGCCAACCGGTTCAGGAAAAACCACGACCTTGCATTCCGTCCTCGGTTACATCAATACGCCGGACATCAAGATCTGGACGGCGGAGGATCCCGTCGAAATCACGCAATATGGACTCCGGCAGGTCCAAGTTCTTCCCAAGATCAACTTTACATTTGCCGCGGCCATGCGCGCGTTTCTCCGGGCTGATCCCGACGTCATTATGGTCGGAGAAATGCGGGATAAAGAAACAGCCGATATCGGCATCGAAGCCTCATTGACCGGACACCTCGTCATGAGCACACTCCATACAAACAGTGCAGTGGAAACCGTCACCCGGCTTCTCGATATGGGCTGCGACTCGTTTAGTTTTGCCGATGCGATGTTGGGCGTCCTCGCCCAGCGCCTCACCCGTCGGATTTGCAAGGAGTGTAAGGAGCAATACGTCGGAACACCGGTAGAATACGAAGAAATACGCCAGGGTTATGGACCTGAACATTGGGACAAGCTCGGCATTCCCCAAGACAACACCTTTCGTCTGGCCCGCGGAAAGGGTTGTGAGATCTGCAATCGCACTGGTTTTAAGGGGCGCGTGGCCTTACACGAGTTGCTACTGGGATCGGACAATATTAAACGCATGATCCAGGCAAAGGCGAAAACTGAAGACATGCTACAGGCTGCCGTTCAGGAGGGGATGACCACCCTCATGCAAGATGGAGTTCAGAAGGCCCTGCTTGGCCAAACGACGTTTAAGGAAGTGAAGGCAGTGGCCATCAAGTGATCTGACTCAACCCTACACACTCCGATCCACCCAAGGATCAGGCCCTGAGCTTGCCGGCCCTCCACTACATCGACATACAGAGGCCTAATGACTTTGCCCAGCACCGTGGATCATGAATGGCCCGCCACTCATTCCCCTCTTCAAGAGAAGAAGAGCTGCAACGAGCTTCATTCAAGAATCAGCGCCCCGCTATGGAGTATGGAGGGAAATTGTCGACACGAGACTATACGGCAGTGCTGGACAGGATAGACACATACTTTCTTAGTTGATTCTGTGCAACCGGCGATAATTGCTTGAAGGCCAAACCGCAGAATTGATCCTTCGTCCATCGCACGGTGGCAACTGCGATATCGGCGGGGTTGATTTGTTTGGGGAGACGTAACGTCAACGTGACTTCATCCCCTGGCACGATCTCTGCCTCAGTGCTGACTCGGGCTCCGCTGATTGAAAGATCATAGACCACACCCAAGTCACTTCCTGTCTTTCTCAACCAACGAAGGGAGTGACGTTGGGAAAGGACGCAGACAAACGGAGCAGGGATACGGACCCGTGGGTGTCGACGATACCTATTCAATACAGAGGATCGATGTGAAACTTGCTGCATCAGAATTTCCTACCACATTGCTACCGTACATCAGAACACTGATTTCACAAATATAATTCTTCAAATGTACCGATTGGATCCCGCCCTGCAGTCGGGGCATACCCGCGAATGATATGATCCGGCTCTGCTGTA from the Nitrospirota bacterium genome contains:
- a CDS encoding 1-deoxy-D-xylulose-5-phosphate reductoisomerase, coding for MKTIVILGSTGSIGTNTLDIVERFPDKFRVAGLTAHSNDEKLEDQIRLFKPSVVALSDTTAAARLRRRCAGLSVEILAGEEGLIQVASTPEAELVISAIVGGAGLLPTLAAIRSRKHIALANKEPMVMAGKLMQDEARRYGVRIFPVDSEHSAIFQSLEGHRLEDVRRLILTASGGALWTIGREELPDVTPERALQHPNWKMGAKITIDSATLMNKGLEVVEARWLFDIPESQIEVMIHRESIIHSLVEYQDRSMIAQLGLPDMRTPISYAMQYPERLSMDLPSLDLTEIGKLTFCKPDHDRFPCLGLGYESLQIGGTMPATLNAANEVAVEAFLNGGIRFTNIAEIIRSTMDDHNPKDVETLEDALEADRWAREKAESLVVALAR
- a CDS encoding phosphatidate cytidylyltransferase; translated protein: MADLNLQTQEYKTTGRPQAEPAAPSRFDPRRIYTILVLAPLVYGVTRYLPPLAFSGVVVLAGALALYEFYRLCFGGRSHSWLIGIGLVGFAALIFGAHRHDMILPTLLATLVCIMSVPLFSRSPLEQSLRDGAMTLFGVLYLGFTLGTLSMTRLLPEGEWLIFFLLLVTWASDTGAYYAGTLCGRHPLAPRISPKKTVEGLVGGLISAIIVGYVARWWFLPGLSGLDCLILAILLTFTGLWGDLTESVMKRSVGVKDSGGILPGHGGMLDRLDSLLFAAPAFYYYVTLASRLRVSE
- the rseP gene encoding RIP metalloprotease RseP, with amino-acid sequence MAFTWSPDTIWLLLQKAWWFLVVLGVLVAFHELGHFLAARWVGVKVLKFSLGFGPKLFGRQMGETEYLLSAIPLGGYVKLFGEDEAEATTQEDRARSFAHKGLWGKVLIVAAGPGFNFILAYFIFAGWLATGTPLFVPTFQDLTPDIEAMVPGSPADVAGIQVGDRVSRVNGEVISTRTELFDAVAKSNGQALTLEIKRGGQIKTVKVTPTIAPGQQTSTQEPGYYLGVEEAPPLVTSVMQSSPAAKAGLQTGDHVVSIDGLTIHTWSQMTGIVKESPNRQLQVEVLREGHRISLAVTPSVEKAMVNGQSVDIGKIGISGPGRSIMRSSTPLLSLYDGLGATWGWTELTAIGLYKMVVGDISSKNIGGPLTIANISGEAASQGASSVVFLIAILSINLGVLNLLPIPILDGGHLLFFLIEGILRKPLGERQREIAQQAGLVLLVGVMIFAFWNDLERIFIR
- a CDS encoding isoprenyl transferase: MDQLSVEELVARLEPDLLPKHVAIIMDGNGRWAEMRSLPRIAGHREGIKSVREMITVSLELGIHALTIYAFSQENWNRPLQEISSLMGLLEYYLSTERAKLIEQGVRLRTIGRLDSLPASALQWVRAAEQETAHLDRLHLTVALSYGGRAEIVDAVRELLHDVEDGKLQPDDVDESRIQQYLYTHGLPDPDLLIRTSGETRISNFLLWQLAYTELYFTPTLWPDFRRRELLLALLEYQRRERRFGRVLSTISS
- the tadA gene encoding Flp pilus assembly complex ATPase component TadA; protein product: MQANPIPKNLQELQQKVAFTENVKRITDQILAASDLDHILLDMRNDILSIFDAEAVTIYAFDSEKKEIFSKVPHIDSVEEFRIPITEQSLAGFCAKYLRPVSIADAYNAAELQSIHPSLLHDSSYDKRTGFKTKQVLTYPIVADNKYLMGVFQLLNKKGGTRFTRKDEESVAEISKALGIALFNLKKITKKNPTKFDLLVTSNRITQNELDQALVESKKGVSDFESILIEKYKVPKLEIGKSLAQFHKCPYIEYNDRTIVDVELLKNLNVDYLKKNHWMPLKRDRTAIEILTDDPSDLDRVADIKRTFPGLNIRFAISLRRDIAQFLGSATGQGLGETGGTRKLDENVSDILGELVNEAQEAAADDAGVGLDENDNAIVRLANQIIADAYRQGASDIHVEPYGEKRETLVRFRVDGDCFEYMKIPQSYRRAIVSRLKIMASLDIAERRKPQDGKIKFKLSDSKEIELRVATIPTAGYNEDVVMRLLAASEPLPLDKMGFSDRNLAAIKQIAAKPYGIILCVGPTGSGKTTTLHSVLGYINTPDIKIWTAEDPVEITQYGLRQVQVLPKINFTFAAAMRAFLRADPDVIMVGEMRDKETADIGIEASLTGHLVMSTLHTNSAVETVTRLLDMGCDSFSFADAMLGVLAQRLTRRICKECKEQYVGTPVEYEEIRQGYGPEHWDKLGIPQDNTFRLARGKGCEICNRTGFKGRVALHELLLGSDNIKRMIQAKAKTEDMLQAAVQEGMTTLMQDGVQKALLGQTTFKEVKAVAIK
- a CDS encoding proline--tRNA ligase, whose product is MRTSQVLIPTLREDPGEAETVSHKLMLRSGLIRKVAAGVYTYLPLGLRVIRKVEQIIREEMNRAGAQELLMPIASPAELWHETGRWNFYGKELLRFKDRHERDFCLGPTHEEVITDLFRREVRSYRQMPLNFYQIQTKFRDEIRPRFGLMRGREFIMKDAYSFDQDEASARLSYQKMYDAYQRIFTRCGLTFRAVEADTGLIGGSSSHEFMVLADTGENTIVYSDGGAYAANIEQAEVLPPTEADADAAPPRPLRTVHTPGCRTVEEVTKFLNISSKHLIKTLLYSAAEETVAVLVRGDHDANEVKIQRLLRLTGLELATPTVVEQVTGAPVGFAGPIGLKNVRIIADHAIKSLRNVVIGGNQSDTHYVDANWDRDFQVQQFADLRSACAGDPSPRRDGILKTAKGIEVGHVFMLGTKYSEAMKASFLDLHGKECLAVMGCYGIGVGRTAASAIEQNHDSKGIIWPFPIAPFHVHLLPLTQSAQTAQVTAQLYDGLQAAGLEVLWDDRDERAGVKFNDADLMGAPFQIAIGDKGLAEGVVEIKTRKDGVKLKLSPTHVVGHLTGTRSC
- a CDS encoding PilZ domain-containing protein yields the protein MQQVSHRSSVLNRYRRHPRVRIPAPFVCVLSQRHSLRWLRKTGSDLGVVYDLSISGARVSTEAEIVPGDEVTLTLRLPKQINPADIAVATVRWTKDQFCGLAFKQLSPVAQNQLRKYVSILSSTAV